From a region of the Colias croceus chromosome 30, ilColCroc2.1 genome:
- the LOC123704668 gene encoding GTP-binding protein 2-like: protein MESFFSLFDPSDGQNKPTKKRHKNEADKNGDMPKGRRRGRRAHGKHETLPEESSFLCDPDLTTELLVKDCSYIENYIEVNKKEDDQKESANKLRKRNSGRKNRRKRNKISPAQDFLPGVAWAQDGVHSSNTEKNLNNQLSKPKYCDEKIGKNVNNLKMDDYKREKRKESIDKERITDSHRVYNVIDKLEKVGIKDNMYLAGDFDDDNLESDFFYSDEEMEDFRDDSTSDADDTGDECYGSLPPEPRFGNVEYKLQLASPCERRFQHLVTQLKWRLRSGGGTAVYVIGVRDCGALRGLRAPALKASLRSLRRMAAAIGAALVSVRARRVAGDRAVAEVYIRKLADTQQSVELRIAVMGANEAGKSTLIGVLTQGELDNGRGSARLNMFRHLHEVKSGRTSSLSHEILGFDAQGNVINYGCSELMTAERIGERSAKLVSFLDLAGHSKYQRTTLHGLTGYCPHYAMLVISATAGITSITEEHIGLLLALDLPFFVVISKCELASNAVPVLMQQLDVLLAPAKKKPLLITDENLARNCVVPQKSILDTIDQTDEQTQDSDYQHIPVFPASCVRGAGLNALHAYLLALQPPDTPQQENNADDTCEFQIDEIFHVGDSSGPVVGGLVARGRICEGDELVLGPLEDGSFATTHIRSIYRNRVPCGRARAGQSASLTLARPPALRPGMVLLSTPKNQNQDKNHKNVRRKNTNILQDIANVQNMLTKNLHLDTNDDNEHNDINVKDVQPDINVKDIDTNTIKDTDDIIVKDTEHVKSVEHVKNIDLDINVKSVDHDINVKSVEHDINVKTSSRGKVDKMTLKEMREDGKELRYFGEGDDKVWLEDPNNPRGCIYFQATVHVIRHATAIYPGFQCSVHVGNVRQTAIIEGIFSPNNVVRAGETASVVFRFLRCPEFLVSGRRLLFTAGLGTRAIGRITQTFPYIP from the exons ATGGAATCTTTCTTCAGCCTGTTCGATCCGTCGGACGGACAAAATAAGCCGACGAAGAAACGGCACAAAAATGAAGCTGACAAAAATGGAGATATGCCTAAAG gCAGGCGTCGAGGCCGTAGAGCACACGGGAAACACGAGACACTACCAGAAGAATCCTCTTTCCTCTGCGACCCGGATCTAACCACAGAACTTTTAGTGAAAGATTGTAGTTATATAGAGAACTACATAGAGGTCAATAAGAAAGAGGATG ATCAAAAAGAATCAGCTAATAAGCTGCGTAAAAGGAATTCGGGAAGAAAAAACAGAAGGAAAAGGAATAAAATATCACCCGCGCAGGATTTCTTGCCTGGCGTAGCGTGGGCACAAGATGGGGTTCAtt CTAGCAACACAGAAAAGAACCTCAACAACCAACTGTCAAAACCCAAATACTGCGACGAGAAAATCGGCAAAAACGtcaacaatttaaaaatggaTGACTACAAGCGGGAAAAGAGGAAAGAAAGCATAGACAAGGAGCGTATCACAGACTCGCACAGAGTATATAATGTCATAGACAAACTGGAGAAAGTCGGGATCAAAGACAATATGTATCTGGCGGGGGATTTCGATGATGACAATTTGGAGAGCGATTTCTTCTATAGTGATGAAGAAATGGAGGATTTTAGGGATGATAG CACATCAGACGCGGACGACACGGGCGACGAGTGCTACGGCTCGCTGCCGCCGGAACCACGTTTTGGGAACGTTGAATATAAGTTGCAATTGGCCTCACCTTGTGAGAGAAGGTTTCAGCATTTGGTTACGCAG CTAAAATGGCGTCTCCGCTCCGGCGGTGGTACGGCGGTATACGTGATAGGGGTCCGTGACTGCGGGGCCCTACGGGGCCTCAGGgcccccgcgctcaaggcctcGTTGCGATCGCTCCGTCGTATGGCAGCTGCGATAGGGGCGGCCTTGGTGTCGGTTCGGGCGCGGAGAGTGGCGGGCGATAGGGCTGTAGCTGAGGTTTATATACGGAAG TTGGCCGATACACAACAAAGTGTGGAATTGAGGATTGCCGTGATGGGAGCGAACGAAGCTGGGAAATCTACCCTCATTGGAGTACTTACACAGG GTGAACTAGACAATGGCCGCGGTAGCGCTCGTCTGAACATGTTCAGACATTTGCACGAAGTCAAAAGTGGCAGGACGTCTTCATTGAGCCACGAAATACTGGGGTTCGATGCTCAG GGCAATGTAATAAACTACGGTTGTTCCGAACTAATGACAGCTGAGCGTATAGGCGAAAGGAGTGCGAAGTTGGTGTCGTTTCTAGATTTGGCCGGGCATAGTAAATATCAGAGAACAACATTGCACGGACTGACCGGGTATTGCCCGCATTATGCTATGTTAGTg ATCTCAGCAACGGCCGGTATAACGAGTATAACAGAAGAACACATAGGATTACTACTGGCTCTAGACCTACCGTTTTTCGTTGTTATCAGCAAGTGTGAATTGGCCAGTAACGCTGTACCGGTTTTGATGCAACAACTGGACGTACTGCTTGCGCCGGCTAAAAAG AAACCCCTTCTAATAACAGACGAGAATCTGGCCCGAAACTGCGTCGTGCCACAAAAGTCGATTTTGGATACAATAGATCAGACAGACGAACAGACGCAGGACTCaga CTACCAGCACATCCCGGTGTTCCCGGCGAGCTGTGTGCGCGGCGCCGGCCTCAACGCGTTACATGCGTATTTGTTAGCTCTGCAACCGCCGGACACACCGCAACAGGAGAATAACGCTGat gACACATGCGAGTTTCAAATAGACGAGATATTCCATGTGGGTGATTCTTCAGGACCGGTTGTGGGAGGGCTCGTGGCTAGAGGGAGGATTTGTGAAGGAGATGAGCTTGTGCTgg GTCCGCTAGAAGACGGCTCGTTCGCAACAACGCACATACGCTCTATATACCGCAACCGCGTGCCGTGCGGTCGGGCTCGCGCAGGACAATCTGCGTCGTTAACGTTGGCCCGACCGCCCGCGCTGAGACCCGGTATGGTGCTGTTGTCCACACCG AAAAACCAGAACCAAGATAAGAATCACAAAAACGTCAGACGGAAAAACACGAACATACTACAGGACATAGCTAACGTACAAAACATGCTAACAAAGAACTTACACCTCGACACAAACGATGACAACGAACACAATGACATTAATGTCAAAGATGTCCAACCTGACATAAATGTCAAAGACATTGACACAAATACTATAAAAGACACGGATGACATAATTGTCAAAGATACGGAACATGTCAAAAGTGTGGAACATGTCAAAAATATAGACCTTGACATAAATGTCAAAAGTGTAGACCATGACATAAATGTCAAAAGCGTGGAACATGACATAAATGTCAAGACGTCATCCCGCGGGAAAGTAGATAAGATGACATTAAAAGAGATGAGGGAGGATGGGAAGGAGTTGAGGTATTTCGGGGAAGGGGATGATAAAGTGTGGCTGGAGGATCCTAATAATCCCAGGGGATGTATATATTTTCAG GCAACCGTGCACGTGATACGTCACGCTACAGCCATATACCCTGGCTTTCAATGCTCCGTTCATGTCGGTAATGTGCGACAAACGGCTATTATTGAG